In Eulemur rufifrons isolate Redbay chromosome 15, OSU_ERuf_1, whole genome shotgun sequence, the genomic stretch GGGAAAGCCTCCTTGAAAAGGTGACGTTTAAGCGAAGCCTTGCAGGAGATAAGCGGGAAGTTGTGAGTCTTGGGGGAAGGGTGTtctgagcagagggaacagcctgtgcgAACACCCTGAGACAGGTGTGTACCTGGCATGTTCAAGGAATAGCTGAGGAGGCCGTTGTGGAAACCACAGGAGCAAAGGAGAGAACAGGAGATGAGATCAAAgaagcagtggggagggaggtgtaGATCATGGGGGACAACATGCCACCGTAAGGACTTTCACTTTTACCCTGAATGAAATGGGGGCCCGTGCAAGCGGATGAGTGATGTGTCTGACATGTCTGCTGTTGTGAAAATAGACGCAGGGGGGCGAGGATGGCAGCAGGGAGACCGGAAGCTATGCTGAAATCCAGGGGAGAGAGGATGTGGCTCAGAAGAGGGTGGTAGCAGTGGGGGTGGTGAGGAGTGGCTTGATTTTTGATCAAGCGGCTAGACGTTGAAGGGAGTGCCGACAGGATTTTCTGAAGGATTGGAAAAGGGGGtggtgagagaaagaaaggagtcaaGAATTCACAGagttttggcctgagcaactggagGAAATGCATAACCAATCGCTGAGACGGGGAAGGCTGTGGAAGAAGCAGGTGTGGGTTGGGGAGAGCGTGGTGACTGTGAGAGGTCTATCAGACCTTCAGGGAGAAAAGTGCAGTTGGCAGCTGAATATATGAGTCTGGAGTTCAAGGAGAGGCTTGGGCTGGAGGCATGAACTTGAAAGGCATCACCATGTGGATGGTATTTAATGCTGTGGGTCTGAGGATATCCCTGCAGGAGTGCTGTAGGCAGGGAAGAGCAGGTTGGGCAGAAGAACTAGGCAGAAGCCTGTGAAAGAGAAGCCGAATGAAGACAGACGTCCAAGGGGGTGGGAGTGGTCAGCTAGGTCAGATGATGTTGAGAGCTCAAGTCTGGGGAACCGTCTGTTGGTTTGGCCCAGGGGTCACGGGTGGGGTAGTGAGGCGTGAAGTCAGAGGCTAGGGTAGTGGTGGGGATCACTGCATAAAAGCAGACCCTTCTTTCCCCCTCACCCCAGGAACACACCATCAAGGTCCTGGAACTGATCTCCACCATCTGGGACACGGAGCTGCACGTTGCGGGCCTCAGACTGCTCAACAACCTCCCCCTGCCTGACTATGTGCATCCGCAGTTGCGACGGGTGATGCCCGCCCTGATGGAGATCCTGCAGTCAGACCACATCCTGGCACAGGTGCCTGAGGACCGCGGCCACGGCCCTGCCTTCCTGACCAGCCCCAGCACAGCACCAAGCAGGAGGAGCAGAAGTTTGTCTTCCCTGCTTGGGCCCAGACTCACCTTCCTCCCCATGCTTCACTCTTTCCTCTATGCAGGTGCAAGCCATACGGTTGCTGAGCTACCTGGCACAGAAGAACGACCTCCTCTATGATATTCTCAACTGCCAGGTGAGAAAGACACTGAAGAGGGGCTGACGGATGCCACCTCAGGTATTGGGGAGGGAAGAATCATGGCTTCTTCATCCAGAATTAGCCTTGATGAATTGTCTTAttcttcttcctgcctctgcacTAAATGCATTGAAAACCATCCccttgctgggcacagtggctcatgcctataatctcagctacttgctcgggaggctcaggtgggaggattgattgaggccaggagttcaagaccagcctggacaacatagtgagaccccatctctaaaaaaaattaaataaatattagctgggtgcaatggcacatacctgtagttctagctactggggaggtggaggtgggaggattgcttaagcccaggggtgataatgaaaggaaaactaaaaaattcctGTACAGTTGAGTCTGAAACTTGAGTATATTGGGCAGTTGAGGCACTAGGAGGATGGAAGAATAGGAATTTTAGAACTTGCCTCTCTCACCATTCCCATCACAGGTGCACCCCAACTTCCTGAATCTGTTCCAGTCCACCCAGCCAGGGAGTCTGCTGTTTGAGGTACTGGTGTTTGCTGAGCGGCTGAGTGAGGGCCGGAATGCATCCCACTACCGCGCCGTGAAATGGCATTACAACGAGCAGTCTCTGCACGAAGCCCTCTTCGGGGACGAGTCACGCCTGGCAGACCGACTGCTTGCTCTGGTCATCCACCCCGAGGAGGATGTTCAGATCCAGGCCTGCAAGGTCATAGTCAGCCTGCAGTGCCCCCCGGACTTGGGAGTCCGGCCCTCCTGCCAGCCCAGTCATTCCTACTTTAAAAGCGGGGAATAAAATTATGGAGAGCCAATAAATGAGTATGGACAGAAGCTTGAAGCTTCTTAAAGCTTGCGTGTCTGTCCGTGGTCTTCCAGGGCTGGGTGGAGATTTCATTCAGCGTAACCTCAGCCCCAGAGCACGGGCCTATCCCCcaaaacacattcccacttccgTATTCGGAGGACTGACTCCCCTCGTCTCTTGCTGCTTTTCAAACCTGAATGAGGAGCCAAAGCTTTCAGGGGATTGGGAGAAGGCAGCTTGGGCGCTGAAGCCAAACGTAATCAACGGGAGACACTTCGCCTTGGACTGGTCAGCGCAGGCTGGGGTGTGCCACAGTCACAACCCCCACGTCTCCATGGCTTAAAAACGGCAAAGGTTATTTCTTATTCACACTGCATGCCCGTTGCAGGTCAGCTGTGGGGTGGACGGGCAGGCTCTGTGTCATCCTCACTCAGGGACGCAGGCCCAGGGAGGCTCCTTCACTGTGTTTCTACAACtattagagaaggaaaaagaatgtgGCAGTGATAACTGGCTCTTAAAATTTCCACCAAAAATGACACCACTtttgctcacatttcattggccagaatgGGTAGGGAAGATCGGTGTTACCATGTGCCCAAGgaagaactgaaaatatttggTGACGGCATCAATGACCGAGACATGCAGGTGTACTGGGTAAGAGTGggagctctggaatcagactgctcggttcaaatcccagctctgtcacttactagctgtgaccTCGGGGGAGCCTATTTGAGCCttagttccttcatctgtaaaaggaatgTAATGAAAGGACCTATCTCGTGAGGCTGTTGGGAGAGTTACGTGGAGATTGCATGAGTTTGTGAACCGAAGGCAGGGTGCTCCGCACGCGTTCCCACAGGTGGGCTGTGAATCCTTCACTGAGAAAATGAAAGATAGCACCGGAGAGGTCCTTGGAGAGTGTTGAGTCCAGTATTTCTCCAGTCTCTTCAGGTTACAGGCACTGGGGAGTCCTCGAGTCCGTTATGAAGCACCCTGAAATGCCACTGGAACTTAGCTTTGGAGACCAGAGCGATTGCATGAGTCACATAAAGCCATAATCATGAAGTATCTCAGAACAAGAAGACCGTCAAACCAAATATGGTCACCCGTTTTCTGATGTTCccattcatttgcatttcccactTATTCATTCGTTGTTTTATCTGTGAGTCCTTGCCGGCAAACACACAGTAGTGGCTGTTAATGGTTTAAGAAAATGTTATGGGAGAAAAGCCCAATAGTGGAGCTACTCACAGTCTGCCGCTGCTCCGTCTAGGAAGCAGAACACGGTCCCGCCGGGGGACCCCAGCATTCTTCAGAGCAGGGTTTGAAAGCCACAATCTCATCCAGGACCAACCCTGGCGTTTTATTGGAAGGAAAACAAacccagagaagaaaaatgacttgctcaaggtcacaggacCGGTCTGGGGCAGAAATAGGATTATAACCTCCTAGTATTGGGCTTTTGTTCTTTCATATTCTTTGGCCTGAGCCTCGTGAGAGTGGGCCATGGATTCTAAGCCCAACGTGTGGTAGTTGAGAAAGATCTTGATGCTTCCGGCTTTTACAGGCCCGTTTAGGACTGAACTACCTAAGGAAATCTGTCCCCACTTAATCCCTGACCCAGGGTCACATCACTTGTGTGGGGTGAGGACCGTGGCCGCTGGTGAGGATGGGCTGATCAGAGAGAGCTGGTTTCTACAGGGGGACCAACCTCATAGCTGTCACCCAAAGTCGGACTTGTCACCCTGAGTGGACAGTCACTACTGGATCTGGATCAacattctttgtctctctcttggGTTCAGGACTGAGGCTTCTCCTTCCTGTTACTTGGATACACTGCAGCCACCCCAGTGGAACTTGTCAAATGCCAACAGCACCCTACCCACCCCTCAGCCAGCTCCCTGTGTGCCCACATCACCGGCAAGGGATTGGGCATCACGTTCCGATTCTCCTCCCCACTAATCCGCCCAGTCCTCCCATTTCCACTGCCAGCACCTGTCCCCCACATCAGGACTTTTCCTATGTCTGGTCTCCATCCTCTCCAGCCCTACACATTCCAGGTGAACCTTAGAATCCCACATTGCACCATCCTCAGAAACCTTCAGGGACTCCCTATTACCATAGGGAACTTTTTCTCAACCTCCAAGCAAAGCCACGGAGAAGAGAAAGTTTTTAACCAATAGTTGTCACCCCAATCCCTCCGTCTGTCTTCCTTGCAGCTGGTTAGCTGGTTTTCTTACCTACATACTTATTTTACCTTGAGGAAATTATATTTCCAAGGAAACATCCTTTCAGTTGATTCGGAGAAAGCTTCAGAGAAGAGGGGCTTGAATTGgttctccagagaggagagagaaaagctcTCCAGAATGGGCGACTGCCTGGACTTTACCAACAGGGAAACCAATCAGTGTTTCCCTCCGATGGGACGATGATGGGGGTAGGGAGCTGGTACATGGCATTGGCCAGGCAGAATGCCAGTTACATTGTAACTGATTGCTTGAAGGACATAAATGGGAGACAGAGACAAAGGGAACTCCGAGCCCCCTGCACGGTGTCCACTAGGAGCCCAGCACGGAGTACTCAAACAGCCTGGGCTGGGGGTCTCTGGTTTGCCTTAAAACTTAAAGCAGGGCCTTTTCCCCTCTCTAAACTCACACGCTACTACCAACTGCCTTCTGAGCCCAAAGCAATAAGAAATCTAGAGTTGCTCTTATGAGtgaaaaagcagagagagagggaggaaagagattgatttaatttttatgaaacaagAACCCTTTTATCATCAGCAAGTACAGCTTTTACACATCTCCAATAATAATAGATGGCAGATGTGGCAGGCAGCCTTCTGAAATTATGCCAGTGGTCCCCACTTCCTAAACATGCCCTATTTAACTTGCTTCCTTTGAATGTGAGCTAGGCCTAGTGACTTGCTTCCAACCAATAGGATATGGCAAAGTGAGAGAATGTTACTTTGGAGACTAAATTACAAAAGACTGTGACTTCCATCTTTCTCCCGTTCTCTCTGGCCCCTTCATCTGCTCATGCCGATGAAGGCAGCTGCCATGCTGTCCGCTTCCCTGTGGAGAGGACGGCAGGGTGTGGAACCCAGAAGGTCTCAGGCCAACAGCCTGTGCGGAACCAAGATTGACAGTCCAACAGCCTGCAGGAACCTGAGACCTGCCAGTGACCACGTGAATAAGCTTAGAGGCAGATCCTTCCCCGGTGGAGCCCAAAGATGACCCTGAAGATGACCACAGCCCCAGCcaaaccctttttttttctttttggagacagggtctagctctgtcacccaggctggagtgccatggtgtcatcatagctcactgcaacctcaaactcctgggctcaagtgatcctcctgcctggacctcccagagtgctaggatgacaggcgtgagccaccgcgccctggtCCCCAGTCTTGTGAGAAACCCAGCCTtgactgcagccttgtgagaaACCCAGAGCCAGGGGTCCCAGCTCAGCCGTGACTGGACTCCCAACACACAGAAAGTGTGAGATGATAAGTGATTtgttaagctgctaagtttgggggtaatttgCTATGCAACTGGAGGTAATTAATGCAACAGGTGACTATTCCAAGGATCCACGCACTGGGTCATTTCTCTTCTTCCACTcaaggatgaaaagaaaaatagccagTGCTACATTCAAATGTGGGACCTTTAATGCCTGTGACCCCTGCCCAAAAGTAGCTATGGCCATCCACGTGTCCTGGCACAGGACAAGGATTCCTTTGAGAGAAACAAGAAAGACGTGGAGAGCGGGCTTCCCCTCAACAGCACCTGCTGCCACTGAGCCGAAGGATGAGCCAAAGCCCCGGCCAGGAGGTCCCCTCCTCTCCACTGCCTTTCCTTGAAAGCCTCTCCTTGCTCCTGAGCTTCTCAGCCACTGACACCTTAGAGTGCCTCTTTTCCGTGGGCTGGCCAAGGAGTCCTACGGTCAAAACTAAGTGACACTTGTCTTTCCTTAATTGGGGGGAACAAGTTAAGTGAATAGATCATTTTCCCCACGTTTCCCCTAAGCAGCCGGCACTTGCTGCGGCGTATCTTCTGATGAGTAACCGAGGGCAGAACGAACGAGCAGGGAGCAAAAAGTcatagaaaaacatacaaatgtgATTCCATTCCAAATAGTCATGTATTATTGTTTGAGATGCAGCAACCTTGTTACACAGAATAGAgtgagaagagggaaggaaggcagagagagagagccgAGTTCTCGAAGTGGGATTAAACCTCGTGCTGTTTCCTGGTGTTCTACCGAGCCACCGGACAAGTGCGAGAATCTCAGCTGCTTCCAAGGCAGTGAGCTGATTCCACAGACTTGACCCTGGGTGGAACCTCAGGGAAAATTCCCCAAGGCCGAAGGTGCCCCTGGTCACATCACTGGACAGTGGAGAGGAGGCGCTGTGTAATGTATCCTGCCTGCTAAGGCTGGAAACTATCGAAGTTGACTACTGAGCATTGGTGACATCTTGTGGGCACACGGCTGGCACGTTTTTGGTGTTTATAAGAGCTGTAAATGTGGGCAACTGTGTCTGGCCCAGCCCTGCCGGTCGGGTGATGTAGGATGACAGAGGGAAATGAATTCTTACTATAGGTCCTCTCCATTCTCATATCACCCTGGATGCTTGTATTTTAGGGGATGTTGGAGTGAAATGTGAGTCCAGGAGACAGAGAGGCCATGGAATGGAGATTGCTTAGAGACTCTTGGGCACAGATGGGAATGTAACTtgtgaaattagaaaacacaccccatactactcaaagtgatccaCCGATACAATGCAATTCTTatcaaaaatgatatttttcacagaaatagaaaaagtcatGAAATttgggcctggcgtggtggctcacgcctgtaatcctagcactctgggaggccgaggtgggcggatcgtttgagctcaggagttcgagaccagcctgagcaagagcgagaccccacctctactaaaaatagaaagaaattatatggatagctaaaaatatatatagaaaaaattagccgggcatggtggcgcatgcctgtagtcccagctactcgggaggctgagacagaaggatcgcttgagctcaggagtttgaggttgctgtgagctaggctgacgccacggcactcactctagcctgggcaacagagtgagactctgtctcaaaaaaaaaaaaaaaaagtcatgaaatttgtatagaaccacagaagaccccaaatagccaaagcaattctgagcgaaaagaacaaagctggtggcatcacactaccagacttcaaaatatatacaaagccgtagtaaccaaaacagcatagtactggcataaaagcagacacatagaccaatggaacagaatacagaacccagaaattaatccacatatatccagccaactgatttttgacaaaggtgccaagaacatccattggggaaaggacagtgctGGTAAAACTAGATATCCATACGAAGAATAATGAAATTAGACCCCCACCTCTtaccctatacaaaaatcaactcacaatgaatcaaggctgggcatgggggctcacacctgtaattgcttgaggccaggagttcaagaccagcctgggcaacatagtgagaactcatTTCtgcaaaacaatttataaaaagtagctgggcatggtggtgcatgccggtagttctagctacctgggaggctgaggtggcagatcacttgaacacaggagttcaaggctgcagtgagctatgatcatgccactgcagcccagcctggatgacagagctagaccttgtctctaaaaaacaaacaaacacaagaaaacccccaaatggaccaaagacataaatgtaagacccaaaactataaaactactagaagaaaataggagaaatgcttcaggacattggtctgggaaaagattttatgaataagacctcaaaagtgcaggcaacaaaagcaaaaataaacaaatggcattacatcaaactaaaaagcttctgcacagcaaaggaaacaaccaacagagtgaaaagacaatctacagaatgggagaaaatatttgcagactattcatctgacagggattaatatccagaatatacaaggaactcaaatatctccacaacaaaaaaacaagcaatgcaagccaggtgtggtggcacaggcctatgtagtcccagctactcaggaggctcaggcaggaggatcgcttgagcccaggagttcaaatccagcctgggcaacataacaagaccccatctctaaaagaagaacaagaagaaaaaagatgaaaggaggaggagaagaagaagaagaattctatttaaaaatgtacaaatgatctgaacagacatttctcaaaagaagacatacaaatggccaaaaatatatgaaaaaatgctcaacatctctaatcatcagggaaatgcgaatcaaaaccacagtgagaggccgggcgcggtggctcacgcctgtaatcctagcactctgggaggccgaggtgggcggctcgtttgagctcaggagttcgagaccagcctgagcaagagcgagaccccatctctactaaaaatagaaagaaattatatggacagctaaaaatatatatcaaaaaaattagccgggcatggtggcacatgcctgtagtcccagctcctcgggaggctgaggcaggaggatcgcttgagctcaggagtttgaggttgctgtgagctaggctgacgccacggcactcactctagcctgggcaacagagtgagactctgtctcaaaaaaaaaaaaaaaaaaaaaaaaaaaaaaacaaaaaaaacaaaaccacagtgaggtgtcatctcaccccagttaggatggctatgatcaaaaagggaaaaaataaatgctggtgaggatgcagagaaaagagagctCTTAGAAACTGTTGGCAGGAGCATAAAGtagcacagccactatggagagcagtatagaggttcctcacaATACTACAAATAGAActgtcatatgatccagcaatcccactactgggcatttatccaaaggaaaggaaatgagtatATCAAAGAGACCTCTGcgcccccatgtttattgcagcactagtcgCAATAGTCAAGACGTAGAACCAGCCTAGATAGCCaacaacagatgagtggataaagaaagtgtggtatatatacaccatggaatactatgcagccataaaaagaatgaaatcctgtcatttctgGAAACAaacatggatggaagtggagaacattatgctaagtgaaataagccaggaacaggaagttaaacaccacatgttctcagtcacatgtggaagctaaaaaaagttgatctcatagaagtagaaagtagaacagaggacTCGAGAGGCTGGGAATGGTAGGGTAAAGcggggatagggagagatttgttaaaggatacaaaattatagctaaataggaggaataaattctagtgttctatatcattgtaggatgactatagttaacaatatatagtttcaaatagct encodes the following:
- the ARMC12 gene encoding armadillo repeat-containing protein 12 isoform X2 gives rise to the protein MGKSIPQYLRHLDIRKSVVSLATGAGAIYLLYKVIRDGIKCQPPLCSNSPVCIARLAIERERHGRDSGELRRLLNSLECKHDEYAKSMILHSITRCVYLLEAEASSCTTDDIMLVGSMLDDKDNSVKIQALNSLKAFSGIRKFRLKIQEHTIKVLELISTIWDTELHVAGLRLLNNLPLPDYVHPQLRRVMPALMEILQSDHILAQVQAIRLLSYLAQKNDLLYDILNCQVHPNFLNLFQSTQPGSLLFEVLVFAERLSEGRNASHYRAVKWHYNEQSLHEALFGDESRLADRLLALVIHPEEDVQIQACKVIVSLQCPPDLGVRPSCQPSHSYFKSGE
- the ARMC12 gene encoding armadillo repeat-containing protein 12 isoform X1, whose protein sequence is MGKSIPQYLRHLDIRKSVVSLATGAGAIYLLYKVIRDGIKCQPPLCSNSPVCIARECPGPGERALPQEAPVPEASDVGGPKGLAIERERHGRDSGELRRLLNSLECKHDEYAKSMILHSITRCVYLLEAEASSCTTDDIMLVGSMLDDKDNSVKIQALNSLKAFSGIRKFRLKIQEHTIKVLELISTIWDTELHVAGLRLLNNLPLPDYVHPQLRRVMPALMEILQSDHILAQVQAIRLLSYLAQKNDLLYDILNCQVHPNFLNLFQSTQPGSLLFEVLVFAERLSEGRNASHYRAVKWHYNEQSLHEALFGDESRLADRLLALVIHPEEDVQIQACKVIVSLQCPPDLGVRPSCQPSHSYFKSGE